The DNA segment TTCGAGGAAACGAAGAAGCTCCACCAGTCCCATGGCAGCCACGGCGGTCATGGCGATGACCACGGCCACGGCGCGGACCACGGCAAGAAGGACGACGGTCACGGCCATTGAACCGTGCCGGAGGGATCAGGTTTTCCGGTCCCGCGTATAGCTGACGAAGCACTCGCCCGATTCCGGGTGAGCCTCGAAGTGTGAGATTCTGAAATGGCGGGTCGCCGGGAGGAAATCCCGTGCTGTCCCGGTGGCGGTGGGTGCCTCCTGCCCCCCGAAGAGCGTGTGCCCTGCCAGGGTGGCGTGGAAATCATCCACCAGATCCAGATCGGCCAGTTCCCGGATCAATTCGCCTCCTCCTTCACAGTGGAGGTTTTTGACGTGGTGGTTGGCCGCCAGTTCCAACAGGAAATCCGGAAGATTCCCCGTATGGACCGTGACTCCTGCGGGAACGGGCGGAGGCGGGCCACCGGTCACCAGCAGGTGGATGGCACCGCCAGGGGTGGAGAAGATGGGGTGGCCCGGA comes from the Luteolibacter sp. SL250 genome and includes:
- a CDS encoding RibD family protein produces the protein MKRPRISTNLAISADGKISSPAHAPSGWTSPGDKRRFLALRENADAILAGRGTLDNDRMTMTGPKNPLRCIVSRSGKLDPGHPIFSTPGGAIHLLVTGGPPPPVPAGVTVHTGNLPDFLLELAANHHVKNLHCEGGGELIRELADLDLVDDFHATLAGHTLFGGQEAPTATGTARDFLPATRHFRISHFEAHPESGECFVSYTRDRKT